The following are from one region of the Candidatus Dependentiae bacterium genome:
- a CDS encoding class I SAM-dependent methyltransferase, protein MIKNMREQSIESLYTKRAALYDFLFLRLLGYENGLKALFNQTDVIKKGIKILDAGCGSGAVIKVLYQIGKNDDTDLQLYGFDKTEAMLKRCRKWMYHNNIFEVTIEQADVLHLDEFSKKHYDFDLIVCSAMLEYIPKKQMLHALQNLKKLLTSQGIFLMFITKDNYFNRLFMHHCWKAEMYTKGDLATLLYSADFHDVTFKCFPFPYNYLNLWGHIVEARIK, encoded by the coding sequence ATGATAAAAAATATGCGTGAACAGTCTATTGAATCGCTTTATACAAAACGAGCAGCTTTGTATGATTTTTTGTTTTTACGTTTGCTTGGATATGAAAATGGTCTAAAGGCTCTTTTTAATCAAACAGATGTTATAAAAAAAGGTATCAAGATATTAGATGCTGGTTGTGGCTCTGGTGCTGTTATAAAGGTTCTGTATCAGATTGGAAAAAATGATGATACAGATTTGCAGTTATATGGATTTGACAAGACTGAGGCAATGTTGAAACGTTGCAGAAAATGGATGTATCATAACAATATTTTTGAGGTTACAATCGAGCAAGCTGATGTTTTGCATTTAGATGAATTTTCAAAAAAACATTATGATTTCGATCTAATTGTTTGTTCTGCCATGTTGGAATATATACCAAAAAAACAGATGTTGCATGCACTGCAGAATTTAAAAAAACTTTTGACATCACAAGGAATATTTTTGATGTTTATAACTAAAGACAACTATTTTAATCGTCTATTTATGCATCACTGCTGGAAAGCTGAAATGTATACAAAAGGTGACCTAGCGACTTTGCTTTATAGTGCAGACTTTCATGACGTAACCTTTAAATGTTTTCCATTTCCTTATAATTATTTAAATCTTTGGGGTCATATTGTTGAGGCTAGAATTAAATAA
- a CDS encoding copper-translocating P-type ATPase has product MMQTGHHYMMLQDFKRRFFVSFFLTVPLLILSPTLQDIFGVSWHFTGDQYVRFMLATILFFYGGKPFLLGLYKEVKRFKPGMMTLIGLSITVAYLYSAAVVFFISGPIFFWELATLINIMLLGHWIEMRSVMGASKALQKLAALMPVQAHIVLANGAIKDIPTADVKKGNIVLVRPGEKVSADGVIIEGESELNEAALTGESKLRFKKKGDSVIAGALNEVGSLTIRVQKDQKNNYISQVISLVKETMASKSQAQNIADKAAFALTIIAISAGVVTLISWLYITGIFSFALERMVSVMVITCPHALGLAIPLVVAAITTISAGRGLLIKNRTAFEDARNVTMVVFDKTGTLTEGAFKITDVVSLTNISADELLVIAASLEQHAKHSIAQAIIKKTQEEQIDLVSVQEVQTIVGKGITGKIANETYFIGKPSLLTDFLVKPNNLDQALQKLKVIVKEAKTAFFVSTATEVIGIIAVADVIRKSSLQAVDMLHKQGIKVAMITGDNKQTAQIVAQKLGIDTVLAEVLPHEKASEIKKLQQEGFIVSMVGDGINDAPALVASNVGIALGAGTDVAIESADVVLVQNDPKQVVDIIDLSRTTYKKMIQNLLWATGYNIFAIPLAAGVFYNYGIMIDPAFGALLMTLSTVVVAINAQLLYLKKK; this is encoded by the coding sequence ATGATGCAAACTGGTCATCATTATATGATGTTACAAGATTTCAAACGACGTTTTTTTGTTTCATTTTTTCTTACTGTTCCTTTATTAATATTATCACCTACATTACAGGATATATTTGGTGTATCATGGCATTTTACTGGAGATCAATATGTACGATTTATGTTGGCAACGATACTGTTTTTTTATGGAGGAAAACCATTTTTACTTGGTTTGTACAAAGAGGTTAAAAGATTTAAGCCTGGCATGATGACTTTGATTGGTCTATCTATTACCGTGGCGTATCTTTATAGTGCTGCGGTTGTTTTTTTTATTTCAGGGCCAATATTCTTTTGGGAACTTGCAACATTAATTAATATTATGTTGTTAGGGCATTGGATTGAAATGCGTTCGGTGATGGGTGCTTCTAAAGCATTACAAAAGCTGGCAGCATTGATGCCTGTGCAGGCGCATATTGTTCTTGCCAATGGTGCAATAAAAGATATTCCGACTGCGGATGTTAAAAAAGGGAATATAGTTTTAGTGCGTCCTGGCGAAAAAGTTTCTGCCGATGGTGTGATTATTGAAGGTGAATCTGAACTGAATGAAGCCGCATTAACCGGCGAATCAAAGCTAAGGTTCAAGAAGAAGGGAGATTCGGTTATTGCAGGTGCGTTGAATGAGGTTGGTTCATTGACAATTCGTGTTCAAAAAGATCAAAAAAATAATTATATTTCTCAAGTTATCTCGTTGGTCAAAGAGACGATGGCGAGCAAATCACAAGCACAAAATATAGCAGATAAAGCGGCATTTGCGTTAACAATTATTGCTATATCTGCAGGTGTTGTCACATTAATAAGTTGGTTATATATTACCGGCATTTTTTCATTTGCATTGGAACGTATGGTCAGCGTAATGGTTATTACTTGTCCACATGCTTTAGGATTAGCGATTCCTTTAGTGGTTGCCGCTATCACTACAATTTCTGCAGGACGTGGTTTATTGATAAAAAATCGTACAGCATTTGAGGATGCACGAAATGTTACGATGGTGGTTTTTGATAAAACCGGTACATTGACCGAAGGTGCGTTTAAGATAACTGATGTGGTTTCTTTAACAAATATTTCTGCTGATGAACTATTGGTGATAGCAGCTAGTTTGGAACAGCATGCAAAGCATAGTATTGCACAAGCTATTATAAAAAAGACACAAGAAGAACAAATTGACTTAGTTTCCGTGCAAGAGGTGCAAACCATTGTAGGTAAGGGCATTACGGGCAAAATTGCCAATGAAACTTACTTTATTGGTAAGCCGAGTTTGCTTACGGACTTTTTGGTAAAACCGAACAACTTAGATCAAGCTTTGCAAAAACTGAAAGTAATTGTAAAAGAAGCAAAAACAGCATTTTTTGTTTCGACAGCAACAGAAGTTATTGGTATTATTGCAGTTGCCGATGTTATTCGTAAATCGTCATTACAAGCGGTTGATATGTTGCACAAGCAGGGTATCAAAGTGGCTATGATTACTGGGGACAATAAACAGACTGCGCAAATTGTGGCACAAAAATTGGGTATCGATACCGTGCTTGCTGAAGTGTTACCGCATGAAAAAGCATCAGAAATTAAAAAATTACAACAAGAGGGTTTCATTGTTTCAATGGTGGGCGATGGTATTAATGATGCACCGGCTCTGGTTGCTTCAAATGTGGGAATTGCGCTTGGTGCAGGTACTGATGTTGCCATCGAGTCGGCAGATGTTGTCTTGGTTCAAAATGATCCTAAGCAAGTTGTGGATATTATAGATCTTTCGCGCACAACTTATAAAAAAATGATTCAAAATTTACTTTGGGCGACAGGCTACAATATTTTTGCGATTCCGCTTGCTGCAGGTGTTTTTTATAATTATGGCATAATGATAGATCCGGCTTTTGGTGCATTATTGATGACTTTAAGTACTGTGGTGGTAGCGATTAATGCACAATTGCTTTATTTAAAAAAGAAGTAA
- a CDS encoding aldolase has translation MNYIPADVPSQKKELYQENLNTITRNSEHLFLFAGDQKIEHLNADFHSEFAHPKHLFNIAQQGNIGAFATQLGLIARYGNQYKEVNYIAKLNSKTNIIKQNKPSPWQQLFSQKYKSTDPISKQMWSVSDVVTLKNESQLKIRGVGYTIYLGSEFESEMLTEAAQIIWQAHQHGLLTILWIYPRGFAVKKDDTLEMLAGAAGVANALGADVVKIKAPTNAPHHSAIEQLHLIKQAAGNTKVICSGGKQVDTVSFLKRIKDQVHKGGIAGAAVGRNVFQHSLSDAINMTKELSRIIYTR, from the coding sequence ATGAACTATATTCCCGCTGATGTTCCATCACAAAAAAAAGAACTGTACCAAGAAAATCTCAATACAATCACACGCAACTCTGAACATCTGTTTCTTTTTGCCGGTGATCAAAAAATTGAACATTTAAATGCAGACTTTCACAGTGAATTTGCTCATCCTAAGCACCTTTTTAACATCGCACAACAGGGTAACATTGGCGCATTCGCAACGCAACTTGGCTTAATTGCACGTTATGGCAACCAATATAAAGAAGTAAATTATATTGCAAAACTAAACAGTAAAACAAACATTATAAAACAAAACAAACCATCTCCATGGCAACAATTATTTTCACAAAAATATAAAAGCACTGATCCAATAAGCAAACAAATGTGGTCTGTTTCTGATGTTGTTACTCTAAAAAATGAATCACAATTAAAAATTCGTGGTGTAGGTTATACCATTTATTTGGGATCTGAATTTGAATCTGAAATGTTAACTGAAGCTGCACAAATTATATGGCAAGCACACCAACACGGTTTACTTACTATTTTGTGGATTTACCCTCGTGGCTTTGCCGTCAAAAAAGATGACACACTTGAAATGTTGGCCGGTGCTGCGGGTGTTGCAAACGCACTTGGTGCTGATGTGGTTAAAATAAAAGCACCAACAAATGCTCCTCATCATTCAGCAATTGAACAGTTACATCTCATTAAACAAGCTGCCGGAAACACAAAAGTTATTTGTTCCGGTGGCAAACAGGTTGATACTGTTTCATTTTTAAAAAGAATTAAAGATCAAGTTCATAAAGGTGGTATTGCCGGTGCTGCCGTTGGGCGCAATGTTTTTCAACATTCACTCAGTGATGCAATTAACATGACAAAAGAGTTATCTCGTATCATCTATACGAGATAA
- a CDS encoding cache domain-containing protein, whose product MKAVFSSLRTVRIFLILLLQIVFIGCVYIPLSYYWPIMKQKELFFLANERTNEIIFFIEKQRRYVVELARSEYMQQLIAFAGGQSEITALQVKKMQSFVRGYQESFGYKQIFLIDQTGKFIFSTLEGLVGRNITEEYRDSSITKSFELIRMTFTSEISQLMYDPLVKQEALFMTMPVFFEEKLIGFLVAQLDSEQIQDVINKFTGLGEKGEFLIAERLGDKLSFVLPPRISPELMFARKEISNDLELPIEKAASGFEGFGISRDYRGIITASAWYFIPQVNWGLVAKIDLDSVMFYIYLLRYLIYLLMLCALVLAGFLLSQFLYGKSAVVSKKSLEDKPKNKRVKKG is encoded by the coding sequence ATGAAAGCAGTATTTTCCTCATTACGTACAGTGCGGATTTTTTTAATATTATTGCTTCAGATAGTTTTTATAGGTTGTGTATATATTCCCTTGTCTTATTATTGGCCAATAATGAAACAAAAAGAACTTTTTTTCTTGGCTAATGAACGAACAAATGAAATTATATTTTTTATTGAAAAGCAGCGGCGTTATGTTGTTGAATTGGCGCGAAGTGAATATATGCAACAATTAATTGCCTTTGCAGGTGGTCAGAGTGAAATTACTGCACTGCAAGTAAAGAAAATGCAATCATTTGTGCGTGGTTATCAGGAATCTTTTGGTTATAAACAGATTTTTTTGATAGATCAAACAGGAAAGTTTATTTTTTCAACTCTTGAAGGGCTGGTAGGGAGAAACATAACCGAGGAATATCGCGATAGTTCTATTACGAAGTCATTTGAACTTATTCGCATGACATTTACTTCTGAAATTTCTCAGCTTATGTATGATCCTTTAGTCAAGCAAGAGGCTTTGTTTATGACAATGCCGGTTTTTTTTGAAGAAAAATTAATTGGTTTTTTAGTTGCGCAGCTGGATAGTGAGCAGATACAGGATGTAATAAATAAGTTTACCGGATTGGGAGAAAAAGGAGAGTTCCTTATTGCCGAACGGTTAGGTGACAAGCTGTCATTTGTATTGCCTCCACGTATATCGCCGGAGCTTATGTTTGCACGTAAAGAGATTAGTAACGATTTAGAGTTGCCTATTGAAAAAGCTGCGTCCGGCTTTGAAGGATTTGGTATAAGTCGTGATTATCGAGGTATAATTACTGCTTCTGCTTGGTATTTTATTCCACAAGTTAATTGGGGTTTGGTGGCAAAAATCGATTTAGATTCTGTAATGTTTTATATTTATCTATTACGGTATCTTATATATCTCTTAATGTTATGTGCATTAGTTTTAGCAGGCTTTTTATTGAGTCAATTTTTGTATGGTAAGAGTGCTGTTGTTTCTAAAAAGTCTTTAGAGGATAAGCCAAAAAATAAAAGGGTTAAAAAAGGATAA
- a CDS encoding urea ABC transporter substrate-binding protein, with translation MKRIILYFLSAFCCAVLLTVGVYSYFFRNKETIKVGVLHSMTGTMASSERPVVDAVLMAIDEINEKGGLLGCQIEPIVVDGKSNWSTFAQQAEWLITEEKAQVIFGCWTSASRKEVKPIVEKYNNLLFYPVQYEGAESSSNIIYTGATSNQQIFPGVNWSYDNLGKKFYIVGSDYVYPRIAGIIMREQLNSLDAEILGEQYFVLGTQDVQDIVQDIKIKQPDVILNNINGDTNGYFFKALREAGITSDKIPTMSFSIAEAELQQMDISLTIGDYAVWSYFQSIDSQINKDFIKNFQEQYGKDRVITDPMEAAYFGVYLWSRAVFLAQSSDPEKVIDKIASQSKKAPEGIIYTDGFNHHTWKYSRIGKVNSQGQFDIQWSSEKAIYPVVYPYKSSDEWNDILNNLYQQWGGKWAKE, from the coding sequence ATGAAACGAATTATTTTGTATTTTTTGTCAGCATTCTGTTGTGCTGTATTGTTAACTGTGGGTGTGTACAGCTATTTTTTTAGAAACAAAGAAACTATTAAAGTTGGCGTTTTGCATTCAATGACCGGAACAATGGCATCTAGTGAGCGACCTGTTGTTGATGCCGTATTGATGGCTATTGATGAGATAAATGAAAAAGGAGGGCTTTTAGGCTGCCAAATTGAGCCGATTGTTGTTGATGGCAAATCAAATTGGTCAACTTTTGCTCAACAAGCTGAATGGCTGATAACGGAAGAAAAAGCGCAGGTTATTTTTGGTTGTTGGACTTCAGCCAGCCGTAAAGAGGTAAAGCCAATTGTTGAAAAATATAATAATTTGTTGTTTTATCCAGTGCAGTATGAAGGCGCAGAATCTTCATCGAATATTATTTATACAGGTGCTACGTCAAATCAACAGATATTTCCGGGAGTCAATTGGAGCTACGATAATTTAGGTAAAAAATTTTATATTGTTGGTTCTGACTATGTATATCCACGCATTGCAGGAATTATTATGAGAGAGCAACTGAATTCACTGGATGCAGAAATTTTGGGAGAACAGTATTTTGTATTAGGAACACAGGATGTGCAAGATATAGTACAAGACATAAAAATAAAGCAACCTGATGTTATTCTTAATAATATAAATGGTGACACTAATGGTTATTTTTTCAAAGCATTACGTGAAGCAGGAATAACCTCTGATAAAATTCCAACGATGTCATTCAGTATAGCTGAAGCCGAACTTCAACAGATGGATATTTCGTTGACAATTGGTGATTATGCGGTTTGGAGTTATTTTCAAAGTATTGATAGTCAAATAAATAAAGACTTTATTAAAAATTTTCAAGAGCAATATGGTAAAGACAGGGTGATTACCGATCCTATGGAGGCAGCATATTTTGGCGTATATCTTTGGAGCAGGGCTGTTTTTTTGGCTCAATCATCTGATCCGGAAAAAGTGATAGATAAAATTGCTAGCCAAAGTAAAAAAGCTCCTGAGGGGATTATATATACGGATGGATTTAATCATCATACATGGAAATACTCGCGTATTGGAAAAGTAAATAGTCAGGGGCAGTTTGATATTCAGTGGAGTTCGGAAAAAGCAATTTATCCAGTTGTGTACCCTTATAAGTCGAGTGATGAATGGAATGATATTTTGAATAATTTATATCAACAATGGGGGGGCAAATGGGCAAAAGAATAG